A genomic region of bacterium contains the following coding sequences:
- a CDS encoding sigma 54-interacting transcriptional regulator, translating to MALFPCRECGNPLEAEHRYCPVCGAVHEPLDKATEEGIAAFEEGEYDKALRSFKAVAKKNPFNSFALRDVGHAAFHGQDLGVALDHYQKALRINPNHLDIHFNCGLIHRQRGQVNDAAFEFLEALRLLHPITPGAYYLGLFHSAQTLEYQCRMNLGALFKEKGELEKALEQYQRTLEGNPGNLPALGASGDCLMALERFDEAITAYRKALKKVPAGEERWNLQNDLGICYFKKGELEKAVAEFKDVLKQDPDHVNAIYNLGQVYYHEGLTGRMRKDYEDFVKSSKDAASILFALSKSMVSAATARKEQPVGETSLIGDCAPMRKIRDLIKRAAASDATVLILGENGTGKELVARSIHEQSARHDRPFVPLVCSALSETLLESELFGHEKGSFTGAVGRKIGKFEAADGGTVFLDEIGEISAATQVKLLRVLQEREFERVGGTERVKVDIRVIAATNRDLKKAIQDGHFREDLFYRLNVIVLEMPPLRDRGEDLAILARYFLDRLKKERPTRFETFSSEALQAMARYRWPGNVRELENVIERIVTLHDDVVIEPRHLPAEWAEAQGLLASEAATLPGIGVLEKGEKDLILRVLQEAGFNKKQAALRLGISRPTLYQKIRKYGLKTSKV from the coding sequence ATGGCCCTCTTTCCCTGCCGCGAATGCGGGAATCCCCTGGAGGCCGAACACCGATATTGCCCGGTCTGCGGCGCGGTCCATGAACCCTTGGACAAGGCCACCGAGGAAGGCATCGCGGCTTTCGAGGAAGGGGAGTATGACAAGGCCCTGCGGTCCTTCAAGGCGGTGGCCAAGAAGAATCCCTTCAATTCCTTCGCGCTGAGGGACGTGGGGCATGCGGCCTTCCATGGGCAGGACCTGGGGGTGGCCCTGGACCATTACCAGAAGGCCCTGCGGATCAACCCCAATCACCTGGACATCCACTTCAATTGCGGCCTCATCCACCGCCAACGGGGGCAGGTGAACGATGCGGCCTTCGAATTCCTCGAGGCCCTCCGGCTGCTGCACCCCATCACTCCGGGCGCCTATTACCTGGGGCTTTTCCATTCGGCCCAGACCCTGGAGTACCAATGCCGCATGAACCTGGGAGCCCTGTTCAAGGAGAAGGGGGAGCTGGAAAAGGCCCTGGAGCAATACCAAAGGACCCTGGAGGGGAACCCGGGCAACCTTCCCGCCCTCGGCGCATCGGGCGACTGCCTGATGGCCTTGGAGCGTTTCGACGAAGCCATCACCGCCTACCGCAAGGCCTTGAAGAAGGTCCCGGCGGGAGAGGAAAGGTGGAACCTGCAGAACGACCTGGGCATCTGCTACTTCAAGAAGGGGGAGCTGGAAAAGGCGGTGGCCGAGTTCAAGGATGTCCTGAAGCAGGACCCGGACCATGTGAACGCCATCTACAACCTGGGGCAGGTCTATTACCACGAGGGCCTGACCGGCCGCATGCGCAAGGACTACGAGGATTTCGTGAAGTCCTCCAAGGACGCCGCTTCCATCCTTTTCGCCCTGTCCAAATCCATGGTCTCGGCTGCCACCGCCCGCAAGGAACAGCCCGTGGGGGAGACCTCCTTGATCGGCGATTGCGCCCCCATGCGGAAGATCCGGGACCTCATCAAGCGCGCGGCGGCGAGCGACGCCACGGTCCTCATCCTGGGGGAGAACGGAACGGGCAAGGAACTGGTGGCCCGCTCCATCCATGAGCAGTCCGCCCGGCACGACCGGCCCTTCGTGCCCCTGGTGTGTTCGGCGTTGAGCGAGACCCTGCTGGAAAGCGAGCTTTTCGGCCATGAGAAGGGCTCCTTCACGGGAGCGGTGGGTCGGAAGATCGGCAAGTTCGAGGCCGCCGACGGCGGCACGGTCTTCCTGGACGAGATCGGGGAGATCTCGGCGGCCACCCAGGTGAAGCTCCTTCGGGTCCTCCAGGAACGGGAGTTCGAGCGGGTGGGAGGGACCGAGCGGGTGAAGGTCGATATCCGGGTCATCGCCGCCACCAACCGGGACCTCAAGAAGGCCATCCAGGACGGCCACTTCCGGGAGGACCTTTTCTACCGGCTCAACGTCATCGTGCTGGAGATGCCGCCCCTGAGGGACCGGGGAGAGGACCTGGCGATCTTGGCCCGTTATTTCCTCGACCGGCTGAAGAAGGAACGGCCGACGCGTTTCGAGACCTTTTCGTCCGAGGCGCTCCAGGCCATGGCCCGTTACCGCTGGCCGGGCAATGTCCGGGAGCTGGAGAATGTCATCGAACGGATCGTGACCTTGCATGACGATGTGGTGATCGAGCCCCGGCATTTGCCGGCGGAGTGGGCCGAGGCGCAGGGCCTTTTGGCATCGGAAGCGGCCACCCTTCCCGGGATCGGGGTCCTGGAGAAGGGGGAGAAGGACCTGATCCTGCGGGTGCTGCAGGAAGCCGGGTTCAACAAGAAGCAGGCGGCCTTGCGGCTGGGGATCAGCCGACCGACCCTCTATCAAAAGATCAGGAAATACGGCCTGAAAACATCCAAAGTGTAA
- the pnp gene encoding polyribonucleotide nucleotidyltransferase translates to MMERVSSALGNTQISFETGRLAKQADGSILAQLGETVVLVAVVGAKDPMPGKDFFPLTVEYRERSSAAGRIPGGWFKREGRPRTKEILTSRLIDRPIRPLFPDGFFNEVQMHATVISADQENDSDVLAVSAASAALAVSDIPVADMFGCVRVGRVNGDLVINPTFAQREKSTMDLIVAASRKAVVMVEGEAEEESESVVFEAIKLAHKECQKIIDLQEQLVKKAGKPKRALTLVKPPEDLAKAVKDFALSKMKTAMAEKDKLKRQEGIAKVTKDTVEALKEKFPEKDKDIHGLVHGIESDLVREAILDRQERQDGRKFDEFRPITAETRVLPRTHGSALFTRGQTQALVTTTLGTKDDQQILEELEGEQKKTFMLHYNFPPYSVGEIKRLSGPGRREIGHGNLAERALKPLLPKHDDFPYTIQVTSDILESNGSSSMASVCGGSLSLMDAGVPLKAPCAGVALGLVSNEDMSKTAILTDIQGLEDHFGDMDFKVAGTRKGITAIQMDIKIFGLPFEVIDKGLAQAKQGRLTILDIMDKVLSTPQKDLSPFAPRIVSIKVPVDKIRDIIGKGGATIKKIQEDFQVEVNVEDDGTVHIASPNGAAIEKCKAFIDGLMAEAEEGKIYFGTVKKIMDFGAFVEILPGTDGLVHISQLDNRRVERVEDVLKEGDELLVKCIGIDPKTKKIKLSRKEALGLKIEDYKKN, encoded by the coding sequence ATGATGGAACGTGTCAGCAGCGCTTTAGGCAATACCCAGATCTCGTTCGAGACCGGCCGTTTGGCCAAGCAGGCCGACGGATCGATCCTGGCCCAACTGGGCGAGACCGTGGTCCTGGTGGCCGTGGTCGGCGCCAAGGACCCCATGCCGGGCAAGGATTTCTTCCCCCTCACCGTCGAGTACCGCGAACGCAGTTCGGCCGCGGGACGCATCCCCGGCGGCTGGTTCAAGCGCGAGGGCCGTCCCCGCACCAAGGAGATCCTCACTTCCCGTTTGATCGACCGCCCCATCCGCCCCCTCTTCCCGGACGGGTTCTTCAATGAAGTGCAAATGCACGCCACCGTCATCTCCGCGGACCAAGAGAACGACTCGGACGTCCTGGCCGTCTCCGCCGCTTCCGCGGCCTTGGCCGTCTCCGACATCCCCGTGGCCGATATGTTCGGCTGTGTGCGCGTCGGCCGCGTCAACGGCGACCTGGTCATCAACCCGACCTTCGCCCAGCGTGAGAAGAGCACGATGGACCTGATCGTGGCCGCCAGCCGCAAGGCCGTGGTCATGGTCGAGGGCGAGGCCGAGGAAGAATCCGAATCCGTGGTGTTCGAGGCCATCAAGCTGGCCCACAAGGAATGCCAGAAGATCATCGACCTGCAGGAACAGCTGGTGAAGAAGGCGGGCAAACCCAAGCGCGCTTTGACCCTGGTCAAGCCGCCCGAGGACCTGGCCAAGGCCGTGAAGGACTTCGCCCTTTCCAAGATGAAGACCGCCATGGCCGAGAAGGACAAGCTCAAGCGCCAGGAAGGCATCGCCAAGGTCACCAAGGATACCGTCGAGGCCTTGAAAGAGAAGTTCCCCGAGAAGGATAAGGACATCCACGGGCTGGTCCATGGCATCGAGTCCGACCTGGTCCGCGAAGCCATCCTGGACCGCCAAGAGCGCCAGGACGGCCGCAAGTTCGACGAGTTCCGCCCCATCACGGCGGAGACCCGCGTCCTGCCCCGTACCCACGGGTCGGCGCTCTTCACCCGCGGCCAGACCCAGGCTTTGGTGACGACGACCTTGGGCACCAAGGACGACCAGCAGATCCTGGAGGAGCTGGAAGGCGAACAGAAGAAGACTTTCATGCTCCACTACAACTTCCCGCCCTACTCGGTGGGCGAGATCAAGCGCCTGTCGGGCCCCGGCCGTCGTGAGATCGGGCACGGCAACCTGGCGGAGCGCGCCTTGAAGCCGTTGCTCCCGAAGCACGATGATTTCCCCTACACCATCCAGGTCACGTCCGACATCCTGGAATCCAACGGTTCCTCCTCCATGGCCTCCGTCTGCGGCGGTTCGCTGTCGCTGATGGACGCGGGCGTGCCCCTGAAGGCCCCCTGCGCCGGCGTGGCCTTGGGACTGGTCTCCAACGAGGACATGTCCAAGACCGCCATCCTGACCGACATCCAAGGCCTGGAAGACCACTTCGGCGACATGGACTTCAAGGTGGCCGGGACCCGCAAGGGCATCACCGCCATCCAGATGGACATCAAGATCTTCGGCCTGCCCTTCGAGGTCATCGACAAGGGGCTGGCCCAGGCCAAGCAGGGCCGCTTGACCATCCTGGACATCATGGACAAGGTGCTCTCGACGCCCCAGAAGGACCTGTCGCCTTTCGCGCCGCGCATCGTCAGCATCAAGGTGCCGGTGGACAAGATCCGCGACATCATCGGCAAGGGCGGGGCCACCATCAAAAAGATCCAGGAGGATTTCCAGGTGGAGGTCAACGTCGAGGACGACGGGACCGTCCATATCGCTTCTCCCAATGGCGCCGCCATCGAGAAGTGCAAGGCCTTCATCGACGGCCTCATGGCGGAAGCCGAAGAGGGCAAGATCTACTTCGGGACCGTCAAGAAGATCATGGATTTCGGCGCCTTCGTCGAGATCCTGCCGGGCACCGACGGCCTGGTGCACATCTCCCAGCTGGACAACCGCCGCGTGGAACGCGTGGAGGACGTCCTGAAGGAAGGCGATGAGCTCCTGGTCAAGTGCATCGGGATCGATCCGAAGACCAAGAAGATCAAGCTTTCCCGCAAGGAAGCCTTGGGGTTGAAGATCGAGGATTACAAAAAGAATTAA
- the rpsO gene encoding 30S ribosomal protein S15 has protein sequence MMTKDKKTQLVQDFRQKEGDTGSPEVQIALVTERIKYLTEHFKSHPKDHASRRGLLKLVGHRRRLLDYLKKHDVKRYAALIDRLGLRK, from the coding sequence ATGATGACCAAGGATAAGAAGACCCAGCTCGTTCAGGATTTTAGGCAAAAGGAAGGCGACACCGGTTCCCCTGAAGTTCAGATCGCCCTCGTCACCGAGAGGATCAAGTACTTAACGGAACATTTCAAATCCCATCCCAAGGACCATGCGTCCCGCCGTGGATTGCTCAAGCTGGTCGGGCACCGGCGCCGTCTTTTGGACTACCTGAAAAAGCACGACGTGAAGCGCTATGCCGCGCTCATCGATCGTTTGGGACTTCGCAAATAA
- a CDS encoding bifunctional riboflavin kinase/FAD synthetase — protein MSSNHKRSIVVTIGVFDGVHRGHQALTRETVKLARRSKATAVAATFKDHPVHILRGGERIPFLLDRTETFGLLREAGIQRVAVIPFSRAFSKKDPGQFLDWLGRLGRVKGIVVGKDFRFGRGAAGDIAFLRRVGKERGFEVRSVAPVRYQGRIISSSRIRESLAAGRPDQAWAMLGRPYRIEGTVVHGKHLGHRIGFPTANLARISSYLPKDGVYACAVPLGGKLYRAGMNLGHRPTFRDDDHHRQAEVHLLHYYGKLYGKKMAVQLLGYLRPERKFPSPALLVRQIKKDLRKIMGTPLPRLK, from the coding sequence TTGAGTTCCAATCATAAAAGATCGATCGTCGTGACCATCGGCGTCTTCGACGGCGTGCATCGGGGACACCAAGCCCTGACCAGGGAAACGGTCAAGCTTGCCCGCCGTTCGAAGGCCACGGCCGTGGCCGCGACCTTCAAGGACCATCCGGTCCACATCCTGCGGGGTGGCGAACGCATCCCGTTCCTTTTGGACCGAACGGAGACCTTCGGATTGTTGAGGGAAGCCGGCATCCAACGGGTCGCCGTCATCCCTTTTTCCCGGGCCTTCTCGAAAAAGGACCCGGGACAGTTCCTGGATTGGCTGGGTCGTTTGGGGCGGGTGAAGGGGATCGTCGTGGGGAAGGATTTCCGTTTCGGCCGGGGGGCGGCGGGCGACATCGCTTTTTTAAGGCGCGTCGGCAAGGAACGGGGGTTCGAGGTCCGTTCCGTGGCTCCGGTGCGCTATCAAGGCCGGATCATCTCCTCCAGCCGCATCCGTGAAAGTCTCGCGGCCGGGCGTCCCGACCAGGCCTGGGCCATGCTGGGGCGGCCTTATCGCATCGAGGGGACCGTGGTCCATGGGAAACACCTGGGACACCGGATCGGTTTTCCCACGGCCAATCTGGCCCGCATCTCCTCCTACCTTCCCAAGGATGGGGTCTATGCTTGCGCGGTCCCTCTCGGGGGGAAGCTCTACCGGGCGGGAATGAACCTGGGGCACCGGCCCACCTTCCGGGACGATGACCACCATCGCCAGGCCGAGGTCCATCTGCTCCATTATTACGGGAAGCTTTATGGGAAAAAGATGGCGGTCCAACTGCTCGGATACCTGAGGCCGGAGAGGAAATTCCCGTCCCCCGCGCTCCTGGTGCGGCAGATCAAGAAGGACCTTCGAAAGATCATGGGAACCCCGCTCCCCCGCCTCAAATAA
- the truB gene encoding tRNA pseudouridine(55) synthase TruB, with the protein MTGVLILRKPKSWTSHDVVAKVRGILREKQIGHLGTLDPMATGVLPLVVGTATRLIEFASFDKEYRATCLLGKRTDSGDVTGTVLEEKPWDGLEPGKVREAALSLKALTEQVPPMVSAVKRDGRKLYELAREGIEVERKPRPIRIEDLEVTSMELPRVRFRVVCSPGTYVRSLCETLGETLGVGGCLESLERTRVGPFPLERSVTLEVLESLVKDGKVQGALLPASGLAGHLPSVTLADSELTAFCHGREVRAKLEQGQLARVMNSQGLLCGIVEGAGEGVGRPRKVFGIEGWP; encoded by the coding sequence ATGACAGGCGTCCTGATCCTTCGTAAACCAAAGAGCTGGACCTCCCATGACGTCGTGGCGAAGGTCCGGGGCATCCTCCGCGAGAAACAGATCGGCCATTTGGGCACCTTGGACCCCATGGCCACCGGGGTGCTTCCTTTGGTCGTGGGCACGGCCACGAGGCTCATCGAGTTCGCTTCCTTCGATAAGGAATACCGGGCCACCTGCCTGCTGGGAAAAAGGACCGATAGCGGCGATGTCACGGGGACGGTCCTGGAGGAAAAACCCTGGGACGGGCTCGAGCCGGGGAAGGTCCGGGAAGCGGCCCTTAGCCTCAAGGCCCTGACCGAACAGGTCCCTCCCATGGTCTCCGCCGTCAAACGGGACGGACGCAAGCTTTACGAATTGGCCCGGGAGGGCATCGAGGTCGAACGAAAGCCCCGGCCCATCCGGATCGAGGATCTGGAAGTGACGTCCATGGAACTTCCCCGGGTGCGTTTCCGTGTCGTATGCTCTCCGGGCACCTATGTGCGCTCCCTCTGCGAAACCCTGGGGGAAACCTTAGGGGTCGGTGGTTGTCTGGAATCATTGGAGAGGACCCGGGTGGGGCCCTTTCCCTTGGAGCGGAGCGTGACGCTGGAAGTGCTCGAGTCCTTGGTGAAGGATGGGAAGGTCCAAGGGGCCTTGCTTCCCGCTTCGGGTCTGGCCGGCCATCTCCCTTCCGTCACCCTGGCGGACAGTGAACTCACTGCTTTTTGTCATGGAAGGGAAGTGCGGGCGAAGTTAGAACAGGGACAGCTGGCCCGCGTGATGAACAGCCAAGGCCTTCTTTGCGGCATTGTGGAAGGCGCCGGGGAAGGTGTCGGTCGTCCAAGGAAAGTTTTCGGCATCGAGGGATGGCCTTGA
- a CDS encoding bifunctional oligoribonuclease/PAP phosphatase NrnA — MKLKTKKAPVRRRTAKDDFQKVVRLIKDHKSFLVTTHVNPDGDGLGAESALFAALTKMGKKVQVVNHDPLPHRFKYLAFTPHYQASDVIPPHEVCFVLDAGDFTRIREGVRREEFKTLVNIDHHYSNNKYGDYNLVFPDAAATGEVVYRLLRALKVKMDKPIAEGIFTSIVTDTGRFRYPNTTPHIFRLAAELEEAGADTSHVSEHIFGDITRQAMELTRLAMGTLKVHQDGLIGSMTLNQADFRSSGASDDDTENLINVVRNLDTVKIAIFLKERPDGLVKISLRSKNHVNVANVAKRFGGGGHAYAAGAVTEGPIQKALPAVIAACQDAL, encoded by the coding sequence ATGAAGCTTAAGACGAAAAAAGCCCCCGTCCGCCGCAGGACCGCGAAGGACGATTTCCAAAAGGTGGTCCGGCTCATCAAGGACCATAAGTCCTTCCTGGTGACCACCCATGTGAACCCCGATGGGGACGGGCTCGGCGCCGAGTCGGCCCTTTTCGCCGCCCTCACCAAGATGGGCAAGAAGGTGCAGGTGGTCAATCACGACCCCCTGCCCCATCGTTTCAAATACCTGGCCTTCACCCCCCACTACCAGGCGAGCGATGTCATCCCGCCCCACGAGGTCTGTTTCGTGCTCGACGCCGGGGATTTCACCCGCATCCGGGAAGGCGTCCGCCGGGAAGAGTTCAAGACCCTGGTCAACATCGACCATCATTACTCCAACAACAAGTACGGCGACTACAACCTGGTCTTCCCCGACGCGGCCGCCACCGGCGAGGTGGTCTATCGCCTGCTCCGAGCGCTGAAGGTCAAGATGGACAAGCCCATCGCCGAGGGCATCTTCACCTCGATCGTGACCGACACGGGCCGCTTCCGTTATCCCAATACCACGCCCCACATCTTCCGCCTGGCCGCCGAATTGGAGGAGGCGGGCGCCGATACCTCCCATGTGAGCGAGCATATCTTCGGCGACATCACCCGCCAGGCCATGGAACTGACCCGGCTCGCCATGGGCACCCTCAAGGTCCATCAGGACGGCCTCATCGGCTCCATGACCCTCAACCAGGCCGATTTCCGCAGTTCGGGGGCCAGCGACGACGACACCGAGAACCTCATCAACGTCGTGCGGAACCTCGACACCGTGAAGATCGCCATCTTCCTGAAGGAAAGGCCCGATGGACTGGTCAAGATCTCCCTCCGGTCCAAGAACCACGTGAACGTGGCGAACGTGGCCAAGCGCTTCGGCGGCGGCGGCCACGCCTATGCGGCGGGCGCCGTGACCGAAGGCCCGATCCAAAAGGCCCTGCCCGCCGTGATCGCCGCTTGCCAGGACGCCCTCTAA
- the rbfA gene encoding 30S ribosome-binding factor RbfA, whose protein sequence is MSYKRADRVSEAIKREISVMLTQEVKDPGIHFVTVTGVETTDDLRHAKVFVSILGDDGTRQETMQALERAKGFLRGEIGHRLQLRYTPELQFRLDKSLDHAMKIKGILNQIKKPEDKTGDEA, encoded by the coding sequence ATGTCCTACAAGCGGGCGGATAGGGTCTCCGAGGCGATCAAGCGCGAGATCAGCGTCATGTTGACCCAGGAGGTCAAGGACCCGGGCATCCATTTCGTCACCGTGACCGGCGTCGAGACCACCGACGACCTGCGTCACGCCAAGGTGTTCGTCTCCATCCTGGGGGACGATGGGACCCGGCAAGAAACGATGCAAGCCCTGGAACGGGCCAAGGGTTTTTTAAGGGGTGAAATCGGCCACCGCCTTCAGTTACGATATACCCCCGAGCTGCAGTTCCGCCTCGACAAATCCCTCGACCACGCCATGAAGATCAAAGGCATCCTGAACCAGATCAAGAAGCCCGAGGACAAGACCGGCGATGAAGCTTAA
- a CDS encoding DUF503 domain-containing protein — MRILTMVIGLLRVEVHYPESGSLKTKRMTLKSVSDRVRKRFNVSLAEVEHQNLWQRSVLAVVTVNTDRKHADAALSKVLDLMENEGDWIVTGVQTEYL, encoded by the coding sequence TTGAGAATTCTGACGATGGTGATAGGTCTTTTGCGGGTCGAGGTCCATTACCCGGAGAGCGGCTCCCTCAAGACCAAACGCATGACCTTGAAGAGCGTCTCCGACCGGGTACGCAAGCGTTTCAACGTCTCCCTGGCCGAAGTGGAACACCAAAACCTCTGGCAAAGGTCGGTCCTGGCCGTGGTCACGGTCAATACCGACCGGAAACACGCCGACGCCGCTCTCTCGAAGGTCCTGGACCTGATGGAGAACGAAGGGGACTGGATCGTGACGGGTGTGCAGACCGAGTACCTTTAA
- the infB gene encoding translation initiation factor IF-2: protein MSKRLFEFAKELGLPSKDILDRCKKLGHSIPSQLTVIDEKIQSEVRRDLGLADIHAVSAPAPAPAPTVKPGTAPKAAPGAAPATRTMMKPSTLSAPTATYPTLKPSAPKPSAPRPAMVARKSGPSLKPLSVKSGGHGLAAGRPKSAAALKETEEKPKLEGAEGDPSIPKTKIKLSEGITVSELAQKLDVKAGVLIKELLDLKILATINQRLDMAVAETLASAHNAEVEVVPLFGAEMIQDTPDDPKDLKPRPPVVTIMGHVDHGKTLLLDAIRKTKVAEGEAGGITQHIGAYQVQHEKGSITFLDTPGHEAFTLMRARGAKATDIVVLVVAADDGVMPQTLEAIDHAKEAKVPIIVAINKIDKPEANPDRVKTQVAERGLVPEEWGGTTIYVPVSAKKRMNLEKLLEMILLQAEVLELKANPDRPPKGVVLEARLDKGRGPVATLLVEKGTLKIGDNVIAGNTYGRVKAMHDDLGKQVKGATPATPVEVLGLSDVPQAGDVFFVVEDSKMAREIAARRAEARKDNRLVGAMKHITLDNLFEQIKEGQIKELKAVVKADVQGSVEALTQSLEKLSTEKVALKVIHSGTGNIVNSDILLASASNAIVVGFNVKADSNAKSTAEREDVDVRVYKIIYDAVEDVRKAMEGMLEPTYRPVSIGRAEVRQLFSTPKGTIAGCMVMSGKITSKAKVKVHRGEEIVHDGTLSSLRRFKDDVKEVNNGFECGIGIDGYDDVQVGDQLEVYILEAVAQKLE from the coding sequence ATGAGCAAACGACTTTTCGAATTCGCCAAGGAACTGGGGCTCCCCAGCAAGGACATCCTGGACCGCTGCAAGAAGCTGGGGCACAGCATCCCGAGCCAATTGACGGTCATCGATGAGAAGATCCAGTCCGAGGTCCGCCGGGACCTGGGGCTGGCCGACATCCATGCGGTGTCCGCCCCGGCGCCTGCTCCGGCCCCGACGGTCAAGCCCGGAACGGCCCCCAAGGCCGCTCCCGGCGCCGCCCCGGCCACCCGGACCATGATGAAACCGTCCACTCTGAGCGCGCCCACGGCCACCTATCCGACCCTCAAGCCCTCCGCGCCCAAACCGTCCGCGCCCCGGCCGGCCATGGTCGCCCGTAAGAGCGGGCCGTCCCTGAAACCCTTGTCCGTCAAATCGGGCGGGCATGGATTGGCCGCCGGGCGTCCCAAGAGCGCCGCGGCCCTGAAGGAGACCGAGGAGAAGCCGAAATTGGAAGGTGCCGAGGGCGATCCTTCCATTCCCAAGACCAAGATCAAGCTCAGCGAGGGGATCACCGTTTCCGAATTGGCCCAAAAACTCGATGTCAAAGCGGGTGTGCTCATCAAGGAACTGCTGGATCTCAAGATCCTGGCCACCATCAACCAGCGGCTCGACATGGCGGTCGCCGAAACCCTGGCTTCCGCCCACAATGCGGAGGTCGAAGTGGTGCCCCTGTTCGGGGCCGAAATGATCCAGGACACCCCGGACGATCCCAAGGACCTCAAGCCCCGGCCCCCGGTCGTCACCATCATGGGCCACGTGGACCATGGGAAGACCCTTTTGCTCGACGCCATCCGGAAGACCAAGGTGGCCGAAGGCGAAGCGGGCGGCATCACCCAGCATATCGGCGCCTACCAGGTACAGCATGAGAAGGGTTCCATCACCTTCCTCGACACCCCCGGTCACGAGGCCTTCACCCTCATGCGCGCCCGCGGCGCCAAGGCCACGGATATCGTGGTACTGGTCGTGGCGGCCGACGACGGGGTCATGCCTCAAACGCTCGAAGCCATCGACCACGCCAAGGAAGCCAAGGTCCCCATCATCGTGGCCATCAACAAGATCGACAAACCCGAGGCCAACCCCGACCGGGTGAAGACCCAGGTCGCGGAACGCGGGCTGGTGCCCGAGGAATGGGGCGGCACGACCATCTATGTGCCGGTCTCGGCCAAGAAGCGCATGAACCTGGAGAAACTGCTGGAGATGATCCTGCTCCAGGCCGAGGTGTTGGAACTCAAGGCCAACCCCGACCGGCCCCCGAAGGGCGTGGTCCTGGAAGCCCGGCTCGACAAGGGCCGTGGACCCGTGGCCACCCTGCTGGTCGAGAAGGGCACCCTCAAGATCGGCGACAACGTCATCGCCGGCAACACCTACGGCCGCGTGAAGGCCATGCACGATGACCTGGGCAAACAGGTCAAGGGCGCGACCCCGGCCACGCCGGTGGAAGTGCTCGGTCTTTCCGACGTGCCCCAGGCCGGGGACGTCTTCTTCGTGGTCGAGGATTCCAAGATGGCCCGCGAGATCGCCGCCCGCCGCGCCGAAGCCCGCAAGGACAACCGCTTGGTCGGCGCCATGAAGCACATCACCCTCGACAACCTCTTCGAGCAGATCAAGGAAGGGCAGATCAAGGAACTCAAGGCCGTGGTCAAGGCCGACGTCCAGGGGTCGGTGGAGGCCCTCACCCAATCCCTCGAGAAGCTCTCCACCGAGAAGGTGGCCCTCAAGGTCATCCATTCGGGCACGGGGAACATCGTGAACTCCGACATCCTGCTGGCCTCCGCCTCCAACGCCATCGTGGTCGGCTTCAATGTGAAGGCCGATTCCAACGCCAAGTCCACCGCCGAGCGGGAGGACGTGGATGTGCGGGTCTACAAGATCATCTACGACGCGGTGGAGGACGTCCGCAAGGCCATGGAAGGCATGCTGGAACCCACCTACCGGCCGGTGAGCATCGGCCGCGCCGAGGTGCGCCAGCTCTTCAGCACGCCCAAGGGGACCATCGCGGGTTGCATGGTGATGTCGGGCAAGATCACCAGCAAGGCCAAGGTGAAGGTCCACCGGGGCGAGGAGATCGTCCACGATGGGACCTTGTCGTCGCTCCGCCGGTTCAAGGACGACGTGAAGGAAGTGAACAACGGCTTTGAGTGCGGGATCGGGATCGACGGCTACGACGACGTCCAGGTGGGGGACCAACTGGAGGTCTATATCCTCGAGGCGGTCGCGCAGAAGCTGGAATAA